One Gammaproteobacteria bacterium DNA segment encodes these proteins:
- the folP gene encoding dihydropteroate synthase codes for MLIEDAIAAGFSSPLIMGVLNVTPDSFSDGGRFTSEAVAVEQGLRMAAEGADIIDVGGESTRPGAERVAAAEQIRRVEGIIARLRRELPATCSISIDTTRAEVATRAIEAGADMVNDVAAGRDDPALFEVVAAAEVPLVLMHMQGDPATMQQAPSYGDVVAEVRAFLLERAAAAEAVGVARQRIILDPGIGFGKKVEHNARLIARLRDLVRAPYPVLLGTSRKSFLGKVTGRNRADERIIATAATTVMGVLAGVKLFRVHDVAANRDAMEVALAIVAADD; via the coding sequence ATGTTGATCGAAGACGCCATTGCCGCGGGATTCAGTTCCCCCCTCATCATGGGGGTCCTCAATGTCACACCGGACAGCTTCTCCGATGGTGGCCGTTTCACCAGTGAGGCGGTAGCGGTGGAGCAGGGCCTCAGGATGGCGGCGGAGGGGGCGGACATCATCGATGTGGGGGGGGAATCCACGCGGCCGGGTGCGGAGCGGGTGGCTGCGGCGGAGCAGATCCGTCGAGTGGAGGGCATCATCGCCCGGCTGCGTCGGGAGCTGCCCGCCACGTGTTCCATCAGTATCGATACCACCCGCGCCGAGGTGGCGACCCGGGCCATCGAGGCCGGTGCGGACATGGTCAACGACGTGGCGGCGGGGCGGGATGATCCCGCCTTGTTCGAGGTGGTCGCCGCAGCCGAAGTGCCCCTGGTGCTGATGCATATGCAGGGCGATCCGGCCACCATGCAGCAGGCCCCCAGCTACGGTGACGTGGTGGCCGAGGTCCGGGCCTTCCTGCTGGAACGAGCGGCCGCCGCCGAGGCGGTCGGAGTGGCACGGCAGCGCATCATCCTCGATCCCGGGATCGGCTTCGGCAAGAAGGTGGAGCACAACGCGCGTCTCATCGCCCGCCTCCGGGATCTGGTGAGGGCGCCCTATCCGGTGCTGCTGGGTACCAGCCGCAAGTCCTTCCTCGGCAAGGTCACCGGGCGCAATCGCGCGGATGAGCGGATCATCGCCACCGCGGCCACCACGGTGATGGGGGTCCTGGCCGGCGTGAAGCTCTTTCGGGTACACGACGTGGCGGCGAATCGCGACGCCATGGAGGTGGCCCTGGCCATCGTGGCGGCAGACGACTGA